In Thermococcus sp. JdF3, a genomic segment contains:
- a CDS encoding Xaa-Pro peptidase family protein, whose product MRGDREIFRKRVERFQELLRENDIDGAVIRTLSTFIYFTGTKWLRPSLLIPAEGEPVVYVVKGEAELFREKSWIENVVEFQKVEDLMAGVVSWIHRNGMERVGLEFGVERDAYLIFLKIFERLNPTVEIVDILDLTMGLRMIKDEWELDNIRKAGKIAGRGMKVAEEVIKPGLSELEIAAEVVRELMLSGSEDPKVYVSTTPRAHAEPFRDLRVPENGIVTVVIGADWNHYYANMARTFVVGEPGERVREAIEVKEEAYRIALEETRVGVALNTIEKKLANFFRERGFGEAYIAGYTHGVGLLIEEPPITTIVVPQRATKVQENMVLTIIHPPLMIPEGAIKHEDTYIVKKNGLERVT is encoded by the coding sequence ATGCGAGGGGATAGGGAGATATTCAGAAAAAGAGTTGAGCGCTTTCAGGAACTCCTGAGGGAGAACGACATTGATGGGGCCGTCATAAGAACCCTCTCCACCTTCATATACTTCACCGGAACCAAGTGGCTCCGGCCGAGTCTCCTCATCCCAGCCGAGGGAGAGCCGGTGGTTTACGTCGTCAAAGGTGAAGCGGAACTTTTCAGGGAGAAAAGCTGGATTGAAAACGTCGTGGAGTTTCAGAAGGTAGAGGACCTGATGGCTGGCGTCGTGAGCTGGATCCACAGGAACGGCATGGAACGGGTCGGCCTTGAGTTCGGGGTAGAGCGCGACGCCTATCTGATATTCCTCAAGATATTCGAGCGCCTCAACCCGACGGTCGAGATAGTGGACATCCTCGACCTCACGATGGGGCTGAGAATGATAAAGGACGAGTGGGAGCTGGACAACATCAGGAAAGCTGGAAAAATCGCAGGGCGGGGCATGAAGGTCGCCGAGGAGGTCATAAAGCCGGGCCTCAGCGAGCTGGAGATAGCGGCTGAAGTCGTAAGGGAGCTCATGCTCAGTGGCAGTGAAGACCCGAAGGTTTACGTTTCAACGACGCCGAGGGCTCACGCCGAGCCCTTCCGCGACCTCAGGGTCCCCGAAAATGGCATTGTTACCGTCGTTATAGGAGCCGACTGGAACCACTACTACGCGAACATGGCCAGGACTTTCGTTGTAGGAGAGCCGGGCGAGAGGGTTAGGGAAGCCATCGAGGTTAAGGAGGAGGCGTACAGGATTGCACTTGAGGAGACGAGGGTTGGCGTTGCATTGAACACCATCGAGAAGAAACTCGCGAACTTCTTCAGGGAGAGGGGCTTTGGGGAAGCTTACATAGCCGGATACACCCACGGCGTCGGCCTGTTAATCGAGGAGCCTCCTATAACCACTATCGTCGTCCCCCAGAGGGCTACCAAGGTCCAGGAAAACATGGTTCTAACGATCATCCACCCGCCGCTCATGATTCCGGAGGGCGCAATAAAGCACGAGGACACCTATATCGTCAAGAAAAACGGGCTGGAGAGGGTGACCTAA
- the hcp gene encoding hydroxylamine reductase has product MIKVPERLDMLCNQCSMSLAGGCTIRGVCGKDPDLNSLQEALLYGIKGTAAYYHHALEVGYDDPKIGHFLAEALYSTLTNVNFDKNRFLELILENGRVHLEAMKLLDKAYVETFGRPEPVEVPTGTAEGKGIVVTGHSYKALYELLRQIEEMGLEEELKVYTHAEMFPAHAYPELRKFKALYGNWGGSWLYQKKEFAEFPGVILGTSNCVQQPTKAYQDRIFTVGIAGLEGVPHIEDYNFEPLIKRALETPKMQAYDGGKLLTGFHHTNVLAMKDRLIELIREGKIRHIFVVGGCDTPHKGMGYYERLTELIPKDALILSAACGKFRYNARDYGTIEGIPRFLDFGQCNNVYSIIEIAIALANELGTDVNSLPVSIVLSWMEQKAIAILYSLLYLGIKGIYIGPKPPEFLTPNVFEVLRRQFDLRLIGDPEADLRDMLSRGTKVEEGSPLAEELD; this is encoded by the coding sequence ATGATAAAGGTACCTGAGAGGTTGGACATGCTCTGCAACCAGTGCTCGATGAGCCTCGCCGGAGGATGTACGATAAGGGGAGTCTGCGGTAAAGACCCGGACCTCAACTCGCTCCAGGAGGCCCTGCTGTACGGTATAAAGGGAACCGCGGCCTACTACCACCACGCCCTTGAGGTCGGCTACGACGACCCAAAGATAGGCCACTTCCTGGCGGAGGCGCTCTACTCAACTCTAACAAACGTGAACTTCGACAAGAACCGCTTCCTTGAGCTTATCCTCGAGAACGGTCGGGTACACCTGGAGGCCATGAAGCTCCTCGACAAAGCTTACGTTGAAACCTTCGGAAGGCCTGAGCCGGTTGAAGTCCCAACCGGAACTGCGGAGGGGAAGGGTATAGTCGTTACCGGCCACAGCTACAAGGCCCTCTACGAACTCCTCAGGCAGATTGAAGAGATGGGCCTTGAGGAGGAGCTCAAGGTCTACACCCACGCCGAGATGTTTCCAGCTCACGCTTACCCAGAGCTGAGGAAGTTCAAAGCCCTCTACGGCAACTGGGGAGGCTCGTGGCTCTATCAGAAGAAGGAGTTCGCGGAGTTCCCGGGCGTTATACTCGGAACCAGCAACTGTGTCCAGCAGCCGACGAAGGCGTATCAGGATAGAATCTTCACCGTCGGAATAGCGGGCCTTGAGGGGGTTCCCCACATCGAGGACTACAACTTCGAGCCGCTCATAAAGCGCGCCCTTGAGACGCCGAAGATGCAGGCTTACGACGGCGGAAAGCTTCTCACAGGCTTCCACCACACCAACGTCCTGGCCATGAAGGACAGACTGATAGAGCTAATTCGGGAGGGCAAAATAAGGCACATCTTCGTGGTGGGCGGCTGTGATACGCCGCACAAGGGCATGGGCTACTACGAGAGGCTCACTGAGCTCATTCCCAAGGATGCACTCATACTCTCAGCGGCCTGCGGAAAGTTCCGCTACAACGCGCGGGACTACGGCACCATCGAGGGCATTCCGAGGTTCCTCGACTTCGGTCAGTGCAACAACGTCTATTCGATAATTGAGATTGCAATTGCTCTCGCGAACGAGCTCGGAACCGACGTGAACTCCCTGCCGGTAAGCATAGTCCTGAGCTGGATGGAGCAGAAGGCCATAGCGATACTCTACTCGCTCCTCTACCTCGGAATCAAGGGTATCTACATCGGACCAAAACCACCTGAGTTCCTGACCCCCAACGTGTTTGAAGTCCTCCGGAGGCAGTTTGACCTCAGGCTTATCGGTGATCCCGAGGCCGACCTCAGGGACATGCTGAGCAGGGGAACAAAGGTCGAAGAGGGTTCGCCCCTCGCTGAGGAGCTTGATTAA
- a CDS encoding cupin domain-containing protein: MIVVRVEDAPRVDNPHGVDVRKLMDEKSAQIFYITLKPGESLKRHTTPVDAFIYVIKGRGTVEVGEERVEVKKGTAVYLPKEVPHAVSNEGSLDMAFLVIKVM, encoded by the coding sequence ATGATCGTTGTCAGAGTTGAGGACGCCCCGCGGGTGGACAACCCACACGGAGTGGATGTGAGGAAGCTGATGGATGAGAAAAGCGCCCAGATATTTTACATAACCCTGAAGCCGGGGGAGAGCCTGAAGAGACACACGACACCTGTCGATGCCTTCATTTACGTCATTAAAGGGAGAGGTACTGTGGAGGTTGGCGAGGAGAGGGTAGAGGTTAAGAAGGGAACCGCCGTATACCTGCCGAAGGAAGTCCCCCATGCGGTTTCCAACGAGGGAAGCCTTGACATGGCATTCCTCGTGATCAAGGTGATGTAG
- a CDS encoding DUF1858 domain-containing protein has product MMLDVRGLEPPQPAVMIIQSLGKLQVGETLEVIGDKPFVDMLGKLEEAGYRVELKEVGGAFVLRITKTENSKELTMEAKECDDKLDKITEETNVARLLKAYPESLKILVKYGFSPLENPEMRKTLARTITMRQAKKLLGMSDEKFEEMMEELKGLEEGR; this is encoded by the coding sequence ATGATGCTTGACGTTCGTGGATTAGAGCCCCCTCAGCCGGCGGTTATGATAATCCAGTCCCTCGGAAAGCTTCAGGTGGGAGAAACGCTTGAAGTCATAGGCGACAAGCCCTTCGTTGACATGCTCGGGAAGCTTGAGGAAGCCGGTTATCGGGTTGAACTGAAGGAAGTTGGCGGGGCATTCGTGCTTAGGATAACCAAGACCGAGAACTCCAAGGAGCTTACGATGGAAGCCAAAGAGTGCGACGATAAGCTGGACAAGATAACCGAGGAAACCAACGTGGCCAGGCTCCTCAAAGCTTACCCGGAATCCCTCAAAATACTGGTGAAGTACGGCTTCTCGCCCCTTGAGAATCCCGAGATGAGAAAGACACTCGCGAGGACGATAACCATGAGGCAGGCAAAGAAGCTCCTCGGGATGAGCGATGAGAAGTTCGAAGAGATGATGGAAGAACTGAAAGGGCTGGAAGAAGGTAGATAG
- a CDS encoding DUF438 domain-containing protein, which yields MTELLNNREYKKEQLKKLLLRIHEGEDVNKLKEEFRQVLSGISPLEIPIIEQELVKEGVSAKDIAKMCDLHVELFREAVAGTEELEERDLPDGHPLKTLYLENKEILKDAEMLNLYARTLATTKDERMRKEILGVLEEIVNNLRKVGFTHYNREEMLTFPYIERRGLTAIATVLWTKHDEIRFMIKHLAVLLSKRDEMPWEEFVETFKTKAGEAAFALSDMVFRENNIYYPTLKALLTDGEWKAIRQQEDEFGYYKVNPPEWDPGKDVKPLHPWEINPELSVEQLLGLPKEVQQALKGQPLEFDKSQLKRGGDIDLGTGYVSVEELKAIFEALPVDVTFIDKDDRVRFFSPGERIFARTPSVLGRPVQLCHPPKSVHIVNKILKAFKEGRKKEATFWLRLGPKYVYIKYVPLFDKNGNYLGTLEMTMDIAPYKKIEGEKRLLDWRD from the coding sequence ATGACTGAGTTACTGAACAATCGCGAATACAAGAAGGAGCAGCTGAAGAAGCTCCTCCTCAGAATTCATGAGGGAGAGGACGTTAATAAGCTGAAGGAAGAATTCCGCCAAGTTTTGAGCGGTATATCGCCCCTTGAGATTCCAATCATAGAGCAGGAGCTCGTGAAGGAGGGGGTTTCAGCCAAGGATATAGCGAAGATGTGTGACCTGCACGTCGAGCTGTTCAGGGAAGCGGTTGCCGGAACGGAGGAACTTGAGGAGAGAGACCTTCCCGACGGGCATCCGCTCAAGACGCTCTACCTTGAGAACAAGGAGATACTGAAGGATGCGGAGATGCTTAACCTCTACGCGAGAACCCTCGCGACAACGAAGGACGAGCGCATGAGAAAGGAAATCCTCGGTGTTCTGGAGGAGATAGTGAATAATCTCAGGAAGGTTGGCTTCACCCACTACAACAGGGAGGAGATGCTCACCTTCCCCTACATTGAGCGCAGAGGTCTGACCGCGATAGCAACAGTTCTCTGGACGAAGCACGACGAAATTAGGTTTATGATAAAACATCTCGCTGTTCTCCTATCAAAGCGTGATGAGATGCCCTGGGAGGAGTTCGTTGAGACGTTTAAGACCAAAGCCGGTGAAGCGGCCTTCGCCCTGAGCGACATGGTCTTCAGGGAGAACAACATCTACTACCCCACGCTGAAGGCCCTTCTCACTGACGGGGAATGGAAAGCTATCCGCCAGCAGGAGGACGAGTTCGGCTATTACAAGGTGAACCCGCCGGAATGGGATCCTGGAAAGGACGTTAAGCCGCTTCATCCGTGGGAAATTAACCCAGAGCTGAGCGTTGAGCAGCTCCTCGGCCTCCCCAAGGAGGTACAGCAGGCCTTAAAGGGCCAGCCGCTGGAGTTCGATAAGTCCCAGCTCAAACGTGGGGGCGACATAGACCTTGGAACGGGCTACGTCAGCGTCGAGGAGTTGAAGGCGATATTCGAGGCCCTACCGGTTGATGTGACCTTCATCGATAAGGACGACAGGGTGAGGTTCTTCTCGCCCGGTGAGAGGATATTCGCGAGGACTCCCTCTGTGCTCGGGAGGCCCGTCCAGCTCTGCCACCCGCCGAAGAGCGTTCACATTGTGAACAAAATCCTCAAGGCCTTCAAGGAGGGCAGGAAGAAGGAGGCAACCTTCTGGCTCAGGCTTGGCCCCAAGTACGTTTACATAAAGTACGTGCCCCTCTTCGACAAGAACGGAAACTACCTGGGGACGCTGGAGATGACGATGGACATCGCACCCTATAAAAAGATCGAGGGCGAGAAGAGACTGCTCGACTGGAGGGATTGA
- a CDS encoding transcriptional regulator translates to MKTNAFEVASRYVYPSLRRRLVEILYENGLKQTKIAELLHITQSAVSRYLRMDRGALMDVSQFPDIDNELRSFADEIIKKKPSEYEIHRRLVEISVEMLGKGYVCQFHSKIDPEVNPAECNVCLELFG, encoded by the coding sequence ATGAAGACTAATGCGTTTGAAGTGGCCTCGCGATACGTGTACCCGTCACTCAGGCGGAGGCTCGTTGAGATACTCTATGAAAACGGCCTGAAGCAGACGAAGATAGCTGAGCTCCTCCACATCACCCAGTCGGCCGTTTCCCGCTATCTTCGGATGGACAGAGGCGCGTTGATGGATGTCTCCCAGTTTCCAGACATCGATAACGAGCTTCGTTCATTTGCCGACGAGATCATTAAGAAAAAACCGAGTGAGTATGAGATACACAGGAGGCTCGTGGAAATCTCCGTCGAGATGCTTGGAAAGGGCTACGTCTGCCAGTTCCACTCGAAAATCGACCCCGAAGTGAATCCCGCGGAATGCAACGTATGCCTTGAACTTTTCGGCTGA